One window from the genome of Spirosoma rhododendri encodes:
- a CDS encoding NUDIX hydrolase, producing the protein MNLYENSHRILVALDCIIFGFDGKALKLLLIKRNFEPEFGKWSLMGGFLEENEALESAASRILFTLTGLHNNYLEQLQTFGAVNRDPVERTISVVYYALVTIDDQDPVTLQAHNASWIDLADKPALIFDHDQMVETALRQLRYKAAMYPIGFELLPEKFTVPQLHKLYEAIYGVQLDRRNFSRKVIATDLLRGTGEKDETSLTKKGQLYALNTEKYQAYLNGYATFMPELAELAKP; encoded by the coding sequence ATGAATCTATACGAAAACAGTCATCGAATATTAGTCGCGTTAGACTGTATTATCTTCGGGTTCGATGGGAAGGCGCTCAAGCTATTGCTGATCAAGCGAAATTTTGAGCCCGAGTTTGGTAAGTGGTCGCTGATGGGTGGGTTTCTGGAAGAAAACGAGGCCTTAGAATCGGCGGCTTCCCGGATTCTGTTTACGTTGACCGGCCTGCACAACAACTACCTGGAGCAACTGCAAACGTTCGGTGCCGTTAACCGGGACCCCGTTGAACGAACCATATCGGTGGTCTATTACGCCCTGGTTACGATCGACGATCAGGACCCGGTTACGCTACAGGCCCACAATGCGTCGTGGATCGACCTCGCCGACAAGCCCGCTCTGATTTTCGACCATGATCAGATGGTGGAAACGGCCCTGCGCCAACTGCGCTACAAAGCGGCCATGTACCCCATCGGTTTCGAATTGCTGCCCGAAAAATTCACGGTGCCGCAACTGCACAAACTCTACGAAGCGATATACGGCGTTCAACTCGACCGGCGGAATTTCAGCCGGAAAGTGATCGCTACCGATCTCTTGCGGGGTACTGGTGAAAAAGATGAGACATCGCTGACCAAGAAGGGGCAGTTGTACGCACTCAATACGGAGAAATACCAGGCTTACCTGAACGGCTACGCGACGTTTATGCCCGAGCTGGCTGAACTGGCGAAACCGTAG
- a CDS encoding NADP-dependent isocitrate dehydrogenase, with amino-acid sequence MEKIKVANPVVELDGDEMTRIIWKFIKDKLILPYVDVDIKYYDLGIEYRDETNDQVTIDAANAIREHGVGIKCATITPDEQRVEEFGLKQMWKSPNGTIRNILDGTVFREPIVMSNVPRLVTNWTAPIIIGRHAFGDQYRATDFVVPGPGKLTMKFEGEDGTVMDFDVFNFKAGGVAMGMYNVDESIRGFARACFNVALDKGWPLYLSTKNTILKKYDGRFKDIFQEIYDAEYKGKVHYEHRLIDDMVASALKWEGNFVWACKNYDGDVQSDTVAQGFGSLGLMTSVLVTPDGKTMEAEAAHGTVTRHYREYQKGNKTSTNPIASIYAWTRGLAFRGKLDGNQPLIDFANALEAVCVETVESGKMTKDLALSAFPAGTKLVAGEHYLYTEDFLEALDENLQAKLA; translated from the coding sequence ATGGAGAAAATTAAAGTAGCCAATCCGGTAGTCGAACTGGATGGCGACGAAATGACCCGGATTATCTGGAAGTTTATCAAAGACAAGCTGATCCTGCCGTACGTCGACGTCGACATTAAATACTATGACCTCGGTATTGAGTACCGCGATGAAACGAACGATCAGGTAACGATCGACGCGGCTAACGCGATCCGGGAACATGGCGTCGGTATCAAATGCGCTACCATCACGCCCGACGAGCAGCGCGTGGAAGAATTCGGCCTGAAGCAGATGTGGAAGTCGCCCAACGGCACGATCCGTAACATCCTCGACGGTACCGTATTCCGCGAGCCAATCGTGATGAGCAACGTACCGCGTCTGGTTACCAACTGGACGGCCCCGATCATCATCGGCCGTCACGCGTTTGGCGATCAGTACCGCGCTACGGATTTCGTCGTACCCGGTCCCGGTAAGCTGACGATGAAGTTTGAAGGCGAAGACGGTACCGTGATGGACTTCGACGTATTCAACTTCAAAGCGGGTGGTGTTGCTATGGGTATGTACAACGTTGATGAGTCGATCCGTGGGTTTGCGCGGGCCTGTTTCAACGTAGCCCTCGACAAAGGCTGGCCGCTCTACCTGTCGACCAAGAACACGATCCTGAAAAAATACGACGGTCGGTTCAAAGACATCTTCCAGGAGATCTACGACGCCGAATACAAAGGCAAGGTTCATTACGAACACCGCCTGATCGACGACATGGTAGCGTCGGCCCTGAAGTGGGAAGGTAATTTCGTATGGGCGTGTAAGAACTACGACGGCGACGTACAGTCGGATACGGTAGCGCAGGGCTTCGGTTCGCTGGGTCTGATGACGTCTGTACTGGTTACGCCCGATGGCAAGACGATGGAAGCCGAAGCCGCGCACGGTACGGTTACGCGTCACTACCGCGAATACCAGAAGGGCAACAAAACCTCGACCAACCCGATTGCATCGATCTACGCCTGGACGCGTGGTCTGGCTTTCCGTGGTAAACTCGACGGTAACCAACCCCTGATCGATTTCGCCAACGCGCTGGAAGCGGTCTGCGTAGAAACGGTTGAGAGCGGCAAAATGACCAAGGATCTGGCCCTGTCGGCGTTCCCGGCTGGTACGAAGCTGGTAGCTGGTGAGCACTATCTCTACACCGAGGATTTCCTCGAAGCACTGGACGAAAACCTGCAAGCCAAACTGGCGTAA
- a CDS encoding amidohydrolase, which produces MRSFIHLTITLLLSLPLLAQPEKAVITQLDGQYPHYAALAGQIWKLAEPGYLEEKTTRLLQNELQQHGFTITQGVAGIPTAFVATYGQGAPVISLLAEMDALPGLSQDSLPTRKPLVPNAYGHGCGHNLFGVGSVAAAIAAKDWLKQSGKPGTIQLIGTPAEEGAGGGKTYLVQAGTFKSVDAVLHWHPGDNNSASPASSLAYRVGLFRFSGQAAHAAAAPEKGRSALDAVEAMDYMVNLMREHVTPETRIHYVIKHGGLTSNIVPDFAEVEYTVRHPTAQGLEEVWARIMKTAQAAALGTETTMTHEVMAGLYNLLPNETLAKTMQRSLQQVGGVQMTTGEVAFANKLRQSLVSQTIPPVSTAGEIRTYALGGIAPASTDVGDVSWVVPTAGLSTATWVPGVPAHSWQAVACDGMSIGFKGMMVAAKTLAITAIDLFQHPELIANAKAELYKARGGEAFTYKSLAGDRKPPLDYRR; this is translated from the coding sequence ATGCGCAGCTTTATACATCTAACGATCACGCTTCTACTTAGTTTGCCGCTGCTGGCTCAGCCAGAAAAGGCAGTTATTACCCAACTGGATGGCCAATATCCGCATTATGCCGCGCTGGCCGGGCAAATCTGGAAACTGGCTGAACCGGGGTATCTGGAAGAAAAGACTACCCGACTGTTGCAGAACGAACTCCAGCAGCACGGCTTTACCATTACGCAGGGCGTAGCGGGCATCCCGACGGCGTTTGTGGCCACATACGGGCAGGGTGCGCCAGTCATCAGCCTGCTGGCCGAGATGGACGCACTCCCCGGCCTGTCGCAGGATTCACTGCCGACCCGGAAACCGCTGGTACCCAATGCCTACGGGCACGGCTGCGGGCACAACCTGTTTGGGGTGGGGTCCGTAGCAGCTGCCATTGCTGCCAAAGACTGGCTTAAACAGTCAGGAAAGCCCGGCACGATTCAGCTCATCGGCACCCCAGCCGAAGAAGGAGCCGGTGGCGGCAAAACTTATCTGGTGCAGGCCGGTACGTTTAAATCTGTCGATGCAGTGCTGCACTGGCACCCCGGCGATAACAACAGCGCCAGCCCGGCATCGTCGCTGGCGTATCGGGTGGGTCTGTTTCGGTTCAGCGGGCAGGCCGCCCACGCAGCCGCAGCCCCAGAAAAAGGTCGCTCGGCCCTCGACGCGGTGGAAGCCATGGACTACATGGTCAACCTGATGCGCGAACACGTTACGCCCGAAACGCGCATTCACTACGTCATCAAACACGGTGGGCTGACGTCCAATATCGTCCCGGATTTTGCCGAAGTGGAATACACCGTTCGGCACCCGACGGCCCAGGGGCTGGAAGAGGTGTGGGCACGAATCATGAAAACGGCGCAGGCAGCGGCCCTCGGCACCGAAACCACCATGACCCACGAGGTAATGGCCGGTCTGTACAACTTGCTACCCAACGAGACACTGGCGAAAACCATGCAGCGCAGCCTGCAACAGGTGGGTGGCGTACAAATGACCACCGGCGAAGTAGCTTTTGCCAACAAACTTCGCCAGTCGCTGGTGAGTCAGACGATACCGCCGGTCAGCACTGCGGGCGAGATACGCACCTACGCCCTGGGTGGTATTGCGCCTGCTTCGACCGACGTGGGCGATGTTAGCTGGGTAGTGCCCACGGCCGGTCTGTCGACGGCGACATGGGTGCCCGGCGTACCGGCCCATAGCTGGCAGGCCGTTGCCTGCGACGGTATGTCGATCGGGTTTAAGGGCATGATGGTAGCCGCCAAGACATTAGCGATAACTGCCATCGACCTGTTTCAGCACCCCGAACTAATCGCCAACGCGAAAGCCGAACTTTATAAAGCGCGGGGCGGTGAAGCGTTCACCTATAAATCGCTCGCTGGCGACCGCAAACCACCCCTGGACTACCGCAGGTAA
- a CDS encoding alpha-L-arabinofuranosidase C-terminal domain-containing protein has translation MHVVTKTVALLLATACLALAQPAPVLRVDVARPVAEIQPTMWGVFFEDINFGADGGIYAEMVKNRSFEFFKPLMGWKVDGKKRTEGDVLVQNRGDEKSSNPRYLRVTTNGAVAGDLSLTNEGFRGMGIKKGLRYDFAVLYGYPSAGKVTMQLNLLNAQNEVIGTGTLSPDATASADRDGQWHKAQVSFTATATEPKGKLRIGLEGTGVIDLDMISLFPEDTWKGRPGGMRADMVQMLADLKPGFVRFPGGCIVEGHDLEQRYQWKKTLGPIEDRQLLINRWNFEFGHRPAPDYFQTFGLGFLEYFQLCEDIGAAPLPILNCGMACQFNTAELVPMSQIDPYVQDALDLIEFANGDVSTQWGKVRAGLGHPKPFNLKMMGVGNENWGPQYIERLAVFQKAIKAKYPDFKLICSSGTDPNGDRFDYLNGNLRAMNADLIDEHYYRRPEWFLQNVGRYDSYPRNGSKVFAGEWAAQSDDVAKPTNKNNWQCALSEAAFMTGLERNAAVVQMASYAPLFANADGWQWTPDLIWVDNLHVYGTPNYYVQQLYSRNKGTNVLSMTANGQALAGKDSLYASAAWDKAASEIILKMVNVSGKSVNRTVQLDGAKKLARTGTVMLLTNDKLDAVNSFENATAVSPVEQQIPVDSNKKTVAMMLAPRSLSVVRIKVTP, from the coding sequence ATGCACGTAGTAACAAAGACGGTTGCCCTGTTGCTGGCAACTGCCTGCCTTGCCCTCGCTCAGCCCGCGCCCGTACTCCGGGTCGACGTGGCCAGGCCCGTCGCGGAAATTCAGCCGACGATGTGGGGTGTATTCTTTGAGGATATCAACTTCGGCGCCGACGGCGGTATTTACGCTGAGATGGTCAAGAATCGCTCGTTCGAGTTTTTTAAGCCGCTGATGGGCTGGAAAGTCGACGGGAAAAAGCGCACCGAAGGCGACGTGCTGGTGCAGAACCGGGGCGATGAGAAAAGCAGCAATCCCCGATACCTACGCGTGACAACCAACGGCGCGGTAGCTGGCGACCTGAGCCTGACCAACGAAGGGTTTCGGGGAATGGGTATCAAAAAAGGGCTGCGCTACGATTTTGCCGTTCTATACGGTTACCCGTCGGCTGGCAAGGTGACGATGCAACTGAACTTGCTCAACGCCCAAAACGAAGTCATCGGCACGGGCACGCTAAGCCCCGACGCGACCGCATCGGCGGACCGCGACGGCCAATGGCACAAAGCACAGGTCAGCTTTACGGCGACGGCCACCGAGCCCAAAGGCAAGCTGCGCATCGGGCTGGAAGGAACGGGCGTGATCGATCTCGACATGATTTCGCTGTTTCCCGAAGATACATGGAAGGGGCGACCCGGCGGGATGCGGGCCGATATGGTGCAGATGCTGGCCGACCTGAAACCCGGTTTCGTGCGTTTCCCCGGCGGCTGTATCGTGGAGGGCCACGACCTCGAACAGCGGTACCAATGGAAGAAAACGCTTGGCCCGATTGAAGACCGGCAACTGCTGATCAACCGCTGGAATTTCGAGTTTGGTCACCGCCCTGCACCCGATTATTTCCAGACGTTCGGCCTGGGCTTTCTGGAGTATTTTCAATTGTGCGAAGACATTGGTGCCGCCCCGCTGCCGATCCTGAACTGCGGCATGGCCTGTCAGTTCAACACCGCCGAACTGGTGCCGATGAGCCAAATCGACCCCTACGTTCAGGACGCTCTTGACCTAATCGAGTTTGCCAACGGCGATGTGTCGACCCAATGGGGGAAAGTGCGGGCGGGTTTGGGCCATCCCAAGCCGTTCAACCTCAAAATGATGGGTGTGGGTAACGAAAACTGGGGACCGCAGTACATCGAACGGTTGGCCGTTTTCCAGAAAGCCATTAAAGCCAAATACCCCGATTTCAAACTCATTTGCAGTTCGGGTACCGACCCCAACGGCGACCGTTTCGACTACCTGAACGGGAATCTGCGTGCCATGAACGCCGACCTTATCGACGAACACTACTACCGTCGGCCCGAGTGGTTTTTGCAGAACGTTGGCCGCTACGACAGCTACCCGCGTAACGGCTCGAAGGTGTTTGCCGGGGAGTGGGCCGCGCAGAGCGACGACGTTGCGAAGCCAACCAACAAAAACAACTGGCAATGTGCGCTGTCGGAGGCTGCGTTCATGACCGGGCTGGAGCGCAACGCGGCCGTCGTGCAGATGGCGTCGTACGCGCCCCTGTTCGCCAACGCTGACGGCTGGCAATGGACCCCCGACCTGATCTGGGTCGATAACCTGCACGTCTACGGGACGCCCAACTACTACGTACAACAGCTGTACTCGCGCAACAAAGGCACGAACGTATTGAGTATGACGGCGAACGGGCAGGCGTTGGCTGGCAAAGACAGCCTGTATGCATCGGCCGCCTGGGACAAAGCAGCCAGTGAGATCATCCTGAAGATGGTCAACGTATCGGGTAAGTCCGTTAACCGTACCGTTCAGCTCGACGGCGCGAAAAAGCTGGCCAGGACGGGGACAGTGATGCTGCTGACGAATGACAAGCTGGATGCCGTGAATTCGTTCGAAAACGCTACCGCCGTCAGCCCGGTAGAACAGCAGATTCCGGTCGACAGCAACAAAAAAACAGTAGCGATGATGCTGGCACCCCGGTCGTTATCGGTCGTACGCATAAAGGTTACGCCATAA
- a CDS encoding porin family protein — MSLSPTRRIAVLLACFFLLTSQSFAQLFFTPGYVVTATGDTLKGELREQSSQLLQFRQNEQSATQDYTPAQLASYFADNANRVAVHLKENGQVSSYFMYELLDGYVSLYRLFSPEGRLTHALRLPDKTFVPLRGKLSLLMLTNSLKECSNPSFTRLLSPQSFYVSDVTLKRIVSAYNACVRPDQVAKQSTKKKKMSYELGLSAGIARNHWAYGRSGQLNATYYDPSGSYSPTYTAAVGGFFTIAPRKRLSASVELTASWYSGNRNVPLTDPLEPAKKASRLYSFKESYISLPFTARYVFINKRMRWYVKAGLGPTLTTIRDANFVSSDLGMTIPVDILNRTNIGIGYLAGVGTNFIIGKNQPIYVEARAMPHAVLDGVTNIATSHSYQLNVNIPLIKRY; from the coding sequence ATGTCACTATCCCCTACCAGACGCATCGCCGTCTTGCTTGCCTGCTTTTTTCTGCTGACCAGCCAAAGCTTCGCCCAGCTTTTTTTCACACCCGGCTACGTAGTGACAGCTACCGGCGATACCCTCAAGGGTGAACTGCGGGAGCAAAGCAGCCAGTTGCTTCAGTTTCGCCAGAACGAACAATCGGCTACTCAGGACTACACACCGGCACAGCTCGCCAGCTACTTCGCCGACAATGCCAACCGGGTTGCGGTCCATCTGAAAGAAAACGGACAGGTTAGCTCTTATTTCATGTATGAACTTCTCGATGGCTATGTCAGTCTGTATCGACTCTTCAGCCCGGAAGGCCGGCTAACACACGCCCTTCGTCTACCCGACAAAACGTTCGTACCGCTGCGGGGCAAGCTGTCGCTGCTGATGCTCACCAATAGCCTGAAGGAATGCAGCAATCCCAGCTTTACCCGACTGCTTAGCCCCCAATCATTTTACGTGTCGGACGTTACGTTGAAGCGTATCGTCAGTGCGTACAATGCCTGCGTCAGACCCGATCAGGTGGCGAAGCAATCGACCAAGAAAAAGAAAATGAGCTACGAACTTGGCCTGTCGGCAGGTATAGCCCGAAATCACTGGGCGTACGGGCGATCGGGCCAGTTAAATGCAACCTATTACGATCCTAGCGGCAGCTACAGCCCAACCTACACCGCTGCCGTCGGCGGTTTTTTCACGATTGCGCCCCGCAAACGGCTGTCGGCCAGCGTCGAACTAACCGCCAGTTGGTATTCGGGTAATCGCAACGTCCCCCTTACCGATCCACTGGAACCAGCTAAAAAAGCATCTCGGCTCTACTCATTTAAAGAGTCATATATCTCACTGCCATTCACGGCCCGTTACGTCTTTATAAACAAGCGTATGCGCTGGTATGTCAAAGCGGGGCTGGGGCCAACGCTAACGACCATCCGGGACGCCAACTTCGTATCGAGTGATTTGGGCATGACGATTCCCGTTGATATTCTGAATCGCACAAACATAGGTATCGGGTACCTCGCCGGTGTAGGAACCAATTTTATAATTGGAAAAAACCAGCCCATTTACGTGGAAGCACGGGCGATGCCCCATGCCGTGCTGGATGGCGTAACGAACATAGCGACGTCTCATTCGTACCAGCTGAACGTCAACATACCGCTCATAAAACGGTATTAA
- a CDS encoding Dabb family protein translates to MKRILSLLMVGLLLAVGTYAKPPKKVMKNAVVQHIVLFKFKPETTPEKLKEILTAFEALPSKIKEIKGFQWGTNNSPENHAHGLTHAFILTFDSEKDRDAYLPHPAHKEFGTIVGPWLADVTVVDFTNQAK, encoded by the coding sequence ATGAAACGAATTCTTTCCCTGCTGATGGTTGGCCTGTTGCTGGCTGTCGGTACGTATGCTAAACCGCCTAAGAAAGTCATGAAGAATGCCGTCGTGCAGCACATTGTCCTGTTTAAATTCAAGCCGGAGACGACGCCCGAAAAGCTGAAGGAAATCCTGACGGCGTTTGAGGCTTTGCCGTCGAAGATCAAAGAAATCAAGGGTTTTCAGTGGGGAACGAACAACAGCCCCGAAAACCACGCCCACGGCCTGACACATGCGTTTATCCTGACGTTTGATTCGGAAAAAGACCGGGACGCCTACTTGCCGCATCCGGCTCACAAAGAGTTCGGAACCATCGTCGGTCCATGGCTGGCCGATGTCACGGTCGTTGATTTTACCAATCAGGCCAAGTAA
- a CDS encoding type II toxin-antitoxin system VapC family toxin, which produces MANQVMLVDTSILIDYYRKSDKSKSIWVELVRQGYTFAVSAVTKYEIYSGATDSQLVFWDIVFRSITNLPFDEACVDTAVRINAILKRKRKQIGIADLFIAATAMSHQLPVATLNRKHFERVDDLRILNE; this is translated from the coding sequence ATGGCGAATCAAGTAATGCTGGTTGATACGTCGATTCTAATTGATTACTACCGCAAATCGGACAAGAGTAAATCGATATGGGTTGAGCTGGTAAGGCAAGGATACACATTCGCCGTATCGGCCGTAACTAAGTACGAGATTTATTCGGGAGCCACTGATAGCCAGTTGGTCTTTTGGGATATTGTATTTAGATCGATAACGAATTTACCGTTCGATGAAGCCTGCGTCGATACAGCTGTTCGTATCAATGCCATTCTCAAACGCAAGCGAAAACAGATTGGTATCGCCGACTTGTTTATTGCGGCCACCGCAATGAGTCATCAGCTTCCCGTGGCGACGTTAAATCGAAAGCATTTTGAGCGCGTCGACGACTTACGAATTTTAAACGAGTGA
- a CDS encoding amidohydrolase → MKHTNLLIAMLLAPTLLFGQSKKAAKPDARIEKLKAEAMAAVDARKDQAQQINDMLFSFSELGFQEQETFTYLTSLLEKEGFTVQKGVAGMPTAWIATWGSGKPVIAIGSDVDCIPKASQKPGVAYKDPIVEGAPGHGEGHNSGQALNIVAALSVKRLMEREKIPGTLMLWPGVAEELVGAKAFYVRDGYFKDVDACIFTHVGNNLKVGYGDAGNNGLVSVKFNFEGSAAHAAGAPWRGRSALDAVELMNIGWNFRREHLELTQRSHYVISDGGDQPNVVPSKASAWYYFRERSYPKITKLFETGKKIAEGAAMMTDTKMTYEILGSAWPGHFNKPIAETMYMNIKKVGLPTWSADDQTLAKATQKELQAPKVEGLAMKLDSIDLPANTQPTMMMGGQTFVPLTGGSDDIADISWSLPTVVLYYPSNIPGLPGHHWSNAISMATPIAHKGIVAGAKAEAMTLIDMLMKPEIIKQAWAYYKDEQTKDQKYTPLISPKEYPAIYLNQKIMTEYKPKLETFYYDPTKYKTYLDQLGIKYPTLRDDQQADLKKATSGQR, encoded by the coding sequence ATGAAACACACGAATCTACTGATTGCCATGCTGCTTGCCCCTACCCTCCTATTTGGGCAGTCGAAAAAAGCGGCAAAGCCAGACGCCCGGATCGAGAAGCTGAAAGCCGAAGCGATGGCGGCTGTCGATGCGCGAAAAGATCAGGCGCAGCAGATCAACGACATGCTATTTAGCTTTTCGGAACTGGGCTTCCAGGAACAGGAAACGTTTACGTACCTGACCAGCCTGCTCGAAAAAGAAGGTTTCACGGTGCAGAAAGGTGTCGCCGGGATGCCTACCGCCTGGATTGCGACCTGGGGTAGCGGCAAACCCGTTATCGCCATCGGTTCCGACGTCGACTGTATTCCGAAAGCGAGTCAGAAGCCGGGTGTGGCCTATAAAGACCCGATCGTTGAGGGCGCGCCGGGCCACGGCGAAGGACACAATTCCGGGCAGGCGCTCAACATCGTGGCGGCTCTATCGGTCAAGAGACTCATGGAGCGGGAGAAGATTCCCGGTACGCTGATGCTGTGGCCGGGCGTCGCCGAAGAACTCGTCGGGGCGAAGGCGTTTTACGTACGGGATGGCTATTTCAAAGACGTCGATGCCTGCATTTTCACCCACGTTGGCAACAACCTGAAAGTCGGCTACGGCGACGCGGGCAACAACGGACTGGTGTCGGTGAAGTTCAACTTTGAAGGGTCAGCGGCTCACGCAGCGGGTGCCCCCTGGCGCGGTCGGAGTGCGCTCGATGCCGTTGAGTTGATGAACATCGGCTGGAACTTCCGGCGCGAACACCTCGAACTAACCCAACGCTCGCACTACGTCATTTCCGACGGGGGCGATCAGCCCAACGTTGTACCGTCCAAAGCATCAGCCTGGTACTATTTCCGCGAACGCAGCTATCCCAAAATCACGAAGCTGTTTGAAACCGGGAAGAAGATCGCCGAAGGTGCCGCGATGATGACCGACACCAAGATGACCTACGAAATTCTGGGGTCGGCATGGCCGGGGCACTTCAATAAGCCCATCGCCGAAACGATGTACATGAACATCAAAAAAGTCGGCCTGCCCACCTGGTCGGCCGACGATCAGACGCTGGCTAAGGCGACGCAGAAAGAATTACAGGCCCCGAAGGTGGAAGGGCTGGCCATGAAACTCGACAGCATCGACCTGCCCGCCAACACGCAGCCAACGATGATGATGGGCGGGCAAACGTTCGTTCCGCTAACGGGTGGCTCCGATGATATCGCCGATATTTCGTGGTCGCTGCCGACGGTGGTTTTGTACTACCCGTCGAACATTCCGGGACTGCCGGGGCACCACTGGAGCAACGCCATTTCGATGGCAACGCCCATCGCGCACAAAGGCATCGTAGCCGGCGCCAAAGCCGAAGCCATGACGCTGATCGATATGCTGATGAAACCGGAAATAATCAAACAGGCGTGGGCGTACTACAAAGACGAGCAGACGAAGGATCAGAAGTATACCCCGCTGATTTCGCCGAAAGAGTACCCGGCCATTTACCTGAACCAGAAGATTATGACTGAGTACAAGCCAAAGCTGGAGACGTTTTACTACGACCCCACGAAATACAAAACCTACCTCGACCAACTCGGTATCAAGTACCCTACCCTGCGCGACGATCAGCAGGCCGATCTGAAAAAAGCGACGTCAGGCCAACGGTAG